A stretch of the Medicago truncatula cultivar Jemalong A17 chromosome 5, MtrunA17r5.0-ANR, whole genome shotgun sequence genome encodes the following:
- the LOC11431516 gene encoding HVA22-like protein f translates to MGVLGAILRHLDTTIGPGVMLLYPLYASMRAIESPSTLDDQQWLTYWVLYSFITLFELSTYKVLYWFPIWPYMKLVFCIWLVLPMFNGAAYIYENYARTYVKKFGNYGSYNYPEEYKKVLHMMTFDARKAVERYIDRFGPDAFERVIRAAEKEAKKH, encoded by the exons ATGGGTGTCCTCGGAGCAATACTAAGACATTTGGACACAACAATAGG GCCCGGAGTAATGCTTCTTTATCCTTT ATATGCATCAATGAGGGCAATTGAAAGTCCTTCAACCTTAGATGACCAACAGTGGCTAACATATTGGGTTTTATATTCTTTCATAACTCTCTTCGAGCTTTCAACTTACAAGGTCCTATATTG GTTTCCCATTTGGCCATACATGAAGCTTGTGTTCTGCATATGGTTGGTACTGCCAATGTTCAATGGAGCAGCTTACATATATGAGAATTATGCAAGGACATACGTCAAGAAATTTGGCAACTATGGAAGTTATAATTATCCTGAGGAGTACAAGAAGGTCCTTCATATGATGACTTTCGATGCAAGAAAAGCAGTTGAACGTTATATCGATAGATTTGGCCCAGATGCATTTGAGAGAGTGATTAGAGCA GCTGAGAAAGAAGCAAAGAAGCATTGA
- the LOC11428830 gene encoding uncharacterized protein isoform X3 encodes MPVPSRKKTKQAKNKTKPLTLSNQHSSPTVQLQTQGTFLSENHSKMEGNFNGTLHETQKVEEESSSEDKGVAVEVSADDDCDGKAKFIGDTEDVVDIDEHVESCKVVEQTEDASETDFESLDNSLNVSSPNESSDTIEVNQVENKMASETLEVELKDEKGEEDCKSIEDHGVAQTELATSKDNNEGFKVTEVVETDKDMTVAEEENVLPSTDVVSISREVALETSGKGIDDGDAKVVPPKGIEESLVTSTHEKVEEQLDVQESSSYKSAKESLQQSSNVHDSESNSVNEQDMIEESRGIENQGSIFAVTQRQHTSWKNCCGLFEILRHGDR; translated from the exons ATGCCTGTAccttcaagaaaaaaaacaaaacaagccAAGAACAAAACCAAACCTTTGACTCTGTCCAACCAACATTCTTCACCTACTGTTCAGCTACAAACCCAAG GTACATTTTTATCTGAAAATCATAGCAAAATGGAAGGAAATTTCAATGGAACATTGCATGAAACACAAAAGGTTGAAGAAGAATCATCAAGTGAAGATAAGGGGGTAGCTGTTGAAGTATCTGCTGATGATGATTGTGATGGAAAAGCCAAGTTTATCGGTGATACCGAAgatgttgttgatattgatgAACATGTTGAGTCATGCAAGGTGGTGGAACAGACAGAAGATGCTTCTGAAACAGATTTTGAATCTCTTGATAATAGTCTTAATGTGTCTTCACCCAATGAATCAAGTGACACAATAGAAGTTAATCAAGTTGAGAATAAAATGGCCTCAGAAACTCTAGAAGTGGAATTGAAGGATgagaaaggagaagaagatTGCAAATCCATTGAAGATCATGGGGTGGCACAAACTGAATTAGCTACTTCAAAAGACAATAATGAAGGATTTAAGGTAACTGAAGTGGTTGAAACAGATAAGGACATGACAGTAGCTGAAGAGGAGAATGTTTTGCCTTCAACTGATGTGGTTTCAATTTCAAGGGAAGTTGCTTTGGAGACAAGTGGTAAGGGAATTGATGATGGGGATGCAAAGGTTGTTCCTCCAAAGGGAATTGAGGAGTCATTGGTGACATCTACACATGAGAAAGTTGAGGAACAGTTAGATGTTCAAGAATCATCATCCTATAAAAGTGCTAAGGAGTCACTTCAACAATCTTCAAATGTTCATGATTCTGAAAGCAATAGTGTCAATGAGCAAGACATGATTGAAGAATCTAGAGGCATCGAAAATCAAGGg AGCATTTTTGCTGTGACTCAAAGGCAACACACCTCTTGGAAGAATTGTTGTGGACTCTTTGAAATTCTGAGGCATGGTGATAGATAA
- the LOC112421991 gene encoding vegetative cell wall protein gp1, with protein sequence MEKKRSNNASLTMFTMLVALVSQNLVIVPVIANTQAGSSPSDLSTELCSHSPPSHHSGGGCGSSGTPPSSGSSPSHGHGHGHSHHGHGHGHGSSSPPSGSGSYNPTPSPPSGGGSYSPTPSTPTPSPPSDGGGSSDPTPSTPPNCDPTPSPGGDGSYSPTPSTPTPSPPSDGGGSYNPTPSTPTPSPPSGSGSYTPTPSTPTPSPPSDGGGSSDPTPSPGGDGSYNPTPSSPPSGGSYDPTPSPPTDGSYTPTPSTPPASDCPPSDPTSPTTPSAPTPSTPSNPPSGDGGYYNSPPQDPTSPTTPSTPTTPSNPPSGGYDSPPSDPITPTTPSNPPSGGYDSPPSDPITPTTPSNPPSGGYDSPPSDPITPTTPSNPPSGGYYNSPPQDPITPTTPSNPPSGGYDSPPADPLTPTTPSNPPSGGYDSPPSDPITPITPSNPPSGGYYNSPPQDPITPTTPSNPLTPTTPSNPPSGGYYNSPPTYGSGSPPIDPGTPLTPTFPTPPFLPAPSPTGTGTCNYWNTHPQLIWGLLGWWGTLGNVFGVHSLPGLGASLSIPQALSNTRTDALGALYREGAASYLNSLVNNKFPYTTDQVRDRFVASLSSNKAAATQARLFQMANEGKIKPRA encoded by the exons ATGGAGAAGAAAAGAAGCAACAATGCTTCTCTTACCATGTTCACAATGTTGGTTGCATTGGTTTCTCAAAACCTTGTTATTGTTCCTGTAATAGCCAACACTCAAGCAGGAAGTTCTCCCTCAGATTTATCTACTGAACTAT GTTCACATAGTCCACCATCTCACCACTCTGGAGGTGGTTGTGGTAGCAGTGGCACTCCACCCTCTAGTGGGTCTTCACCTTCTCACGGTCACGGTCACGGTCATAGTCATCATGGCCATGGCCATGGTCATGGATCATCATCACCCCCTTCAGGCAGTGGAAGTTACAATCCAACTCCATCACCACCGTCAGGTGGTGGAAGTTACAGTCCAACCCCATCAACTCCTACACCATCACCACCCTCAGATGGTGGTGGAAGTTCTGATCCAACCCCATCAACTCCCCCAAATTGTGATCCAACCCCATCACCCGGTGGTGACGGAAGTTACAGTCCAACCCCGTCAACTCCCACCCCATCACCACCATCAGATGGTGGTGGAAGTTACAATCCAACACCATCAACTCCAACCCCGTCACCACCATCAGGTAGTGGAAGTTACACTCCGACCCCGTCAACTCCTACCCCATCACCACCCTCAGATGGTGGCGGAAGTTCTGATCCAACCCCATCACCAGGTGGTGATGGAAGTTACAATCCAACACCGTCATCTCCCCCGTCCGGTGGAAGTTATGATCCAACCCCATCACCACCCACTGATGGAAGTTACACTCCAACTCCATCGACACCCCCAGCTAGCGACTGTCCACCCTCAGACCCTACAAGCCCGACAACACCCTCGGCCCCAACACCATCAACACCGTCAAACCCTCCCTCAGGAGATGGAGGGTACTATAACTCACCACCACAAGATCCTACAAGCCCAACAACACCCTCAACTCCAACAACGCCATCAAACCCACCATCAGGAGGCTACGACTCACCACCATCAGACCCTATAACCCCAACAACACCATCAAACCCTCCATCAGGAGGCTACGACTCACCACCATCAGACCCTATAACCCCAACAACACCATCAAACCCTCCATCAGGAGGCTACGACTCACCACCATCAGACCCTATAACCCCAACAACACCATCAAACCCTCCATCAGGAGGGTACTATAACTCACCACCACAAGACCCTATAACCCCTACAACACCATCAAACCCTCCGTCAGGAGGCTACGACTCACCACCAGCAGACCCTTTAACCCCAACAACACCATCAAACCCACCATCAGGAGGCTACGACTCACCACCATCAGACCCTATAACCCCAATAACACCATCAAACCCCCCATCAGGAGGGTACTACAACTCACCACCACAAGACCCTATAACCCCAACAACACCATCAAACCCTTTAACCCCAACAACACCATCAAACCCTCCATCAGGAGGGTACTACAACTCACCACCAACTTATGGAAGTGGTAGCCCCCCGATCGATCCTGGCACCCCATTGACCCCCACTTTCCCCACACCACCTTTCCTTCCTGCACCATCTCCCACTGGTACTGGTACATGCAA CTACTGGAATACTCACCCACAACTCATCTGGGGATTACTAGGCTGGTGGGGAACCTTAGGCAATGTTTTTGGTGTGCATAGTCTGCCAGGACTCGGTGCAAGTCTCAGCATTCCACAAGCACTTTCCAACACAAGAACTGATGCACTCGGAGCACTTTACAGAGAAGGTGCAGCTTCTTATCTTAACTCCCTGGTGAACAACAAGTTCCCTTACACAACTGATCAAGTCAGAGACAGATTTGTAGCATCACTCAGCTCAAATAAGGCTGCAGCAACACAAGCACGTCTTTTCCAGATGGCCAATGAGGGGAAAATTAAGCCTAGAGCATGA
- the LOC11428830 gene encoding uncharacterized protein isoform X1, with translation MPVPSRKKTKQAKNKTKPLTLSNQHSSPTVQLQTQVEVFFLSAGTFLSENHSKMEGNFNGTLHETQKVEEESSSEDKGVAVEVSADDDCDGKAKFIGDTEDVVDIDEHVESCKVVEQTEDASETDFESLDNSLNVSSPNESSDTIEVNQVENKMASETLEVELKDEKGEEDCKSIEDHGVAQTELATSKDNNEGFKVTEVVETDKDMTVAEEENVLPSTDVVSISREVALETSGKGIDDGDAKVVPPKGIEESLVTSTHEKVEEQLDVQESSSYKSAKESLQQSSNVHDSESNSVNEQDMIEESRGIENQGSIFAVTQRQHTSWKNCCGLFEILRHGDR, from the exons ATGCCTGTAccttcaagaaaaaaaacaaaacaagccAAGAACAAAACCAAACCTTTGACTCTGTCCAACCAACATTCTTCACCTACTGTTCAGCTACAAACCCAAG ttgaagtgttttttttatctgCAGGTACATTTTTATCTGAAAATCATAGCAAAATGGAAGGAAATTTCAATGGAACATTGCATGAAACACAAAAGGTTGAAGAAGAATCATCAAGTGAAGATAAGGGGGTAGCTGTTGAAGTATCTGCTGATGATGATTGTGATGGAAAAGCCAAGTTTATCGGTGATACCGAAgatgttgttgatattgatgAACATGTTGAGTCATGCAAGGTGGTGGAACAGACAGAAGATGCTTCTGAAACAGATTTTGAATCTCTTGATAATAGTCTTAATGTGTCTTCACCCAATGAATCAAGTGACACAATAGAAGTTAATCAAGTTGAGAATAAAATGGCCTCAGAAACTCTAGAAGTGGAATTGAAGGATgagaaaggagaagaagatTGCAAATCCATTGAAGATCATGGGGTGGCACAAACTGAATTAGCTACTTCAAAAGACAATAATGAAGGATTTAAGGTAACTGAAGTGGTTGAAACAGATAAGGACATGACAGTAGCTGAAGAGGAGAATGTTTTGCCTTCAACTGATGTGGTTTCAATTTCAAGGGAAGTTGCTTTGGAGACAAGTGGTAAGGGAATTGATGATGGGGATGCAAAGGTTGTTCCTCCAAAGGGAATTGAGGAGTCATTGGTGACATCTACACATGAGAAAGTTGAGGAACAGTTAGATGTTCAAGAATCATCATCCTATAAAAGTGCTAAGGAGTCACTTCAACAATCTTCAAATGTTCATGATTCTGAAAGCAATAGTGTCAATGAGCAAGACATGATTGAAGAATCTAGAGGCATCGAAAATCAAGGg AGCATTTTTGCTGTGACTCAAAGGCAACACACCTCTTGGAAGAATTGTTGTGGACTCTTTGAAATTCTGAGGCATGGTGATAGATAA
- the LOC11429969 gene encoding peroxisomal and mitochondrial division factor 2, producing MADDGVSNGVVDDQYEDQSVTKISALEKERDELVQENNEKKEEIKKLTLEMEELRSKGEEMREKIEEMRDVVEKSQDSAKAAEVIAARAADLETQIARMQHDMITDMSAGEEMKKEAEGLKEVLKDKEGRVEELVKEVEGLKKVKAESEARVKDLEKRIGVLEMKEIEERNKRIRVEEELRDTIGEKDREIDGFRNKVEELEKVGAEKKDEAGDWLNEKLSYEKALRESEEKAKGFESQIVQLLEEVGESGKMIKSLNEKAAEIVGREINGIHGEEKDFKLQWPIVAAGAGTTVAVFGAAALIYVYCAKRR from the coding sequence ATGGCGGATGACGGTGTTTCAAACGGTGTTGTTGATGATCAGTATGAGGATCAATCGGTGACGAAGATCTCGGCGTTGGAGAAGGAGAGAGATGAATTGGTGCAAGAGAATAAcgagaagaaggaggaaatcaagaagttgACGCTGGAGATGGAAGAACTGAGGAGTAAGGGTGAGGAGATGAGGGAGAAGATTGAAGAGATGCGTGATGTGGTTGAGAAGTCTCAGGATTCGGCGAAGGCGGCTGAGGTTATCGCGGCTAGGGCGGCGGATCTTGAGACGCAGATTGCGAGGATGCAGCATGATATGATCACAGATATGAGTGCTGGGGAGGAGATGAAGAAGGAGGCTGAGGGTTTGAAGGAGGTTTTGAAGGACAAGGAGGGTAGGGTCGAGGAGTTGGTGAAGGAAGTGGAAGGGTTGAAGAAGGTGAAAGCGGAGAGTGAGGCGAGGGTGAAGGATTTGGAGAAAAGAATTGGTGTACTTGAGATGAAGGAAATTGAGGAGAGGAATAAGAGGATTAGGGTTGAGGAGGAACTGAGGGATACAATTGGTGAGAAGGATAGGGAAATTGATGGTTTTAGAAACAAGGTTGAGGAATTGGAAAAGGTTGGTGCTGAGAAGAAAGATGAGGCTGGGGATTGGTTGAATGAGAAACTGAGTTATGAGAAGGCACTTAGAGAATCTGAGGAGAAAGCAAAGGGTTTTGAATCACAAATTGTTCAATTGCTTGAGGAAGTTGGGGAGTCTGGGAAGATGATCAAGTCACTGAATGAAAAAGCTGCTGAGATTGTCGGTAGAGAGATAAATGGGATACATGGTGAAGAGAAGGATTTTAAGTTGCAGTGGCCGATTGTAGCAGCGGGAGCAGGAACTACGGTAGCAGTTTTTGGTGCAGCTGCGTTGATCTATGTGTACTGCGCCAAACGGAGGTGA
- the LOC11435444 gene encoding uncharacterized protein, which produces MLNHGYKSKQRSSAHNCRIQVLVMSFILMLMLVILFFIFDNVNDNDGDVKVKVKPSLAYESHKQIWNSFDSLVKFHPTREFRNGTDLIWQIPESPKGVLFLAHGCNGKAINFWDKSIECPNCIGLPEERLLVLHGLAQGFAVITISSANRCWSFGKELLVVKDILEWWIGKRKLEKLPLVALGASSGGYFVSLLASSKKFNSIVLMIAEGMFDEIDINEDYPPTLFVHMPKDLYRQQKIDEYVMVLKDKGIDAGVVECMEFPLSPDTLADRIPGIDQTLSRNLFEIFKEKGFIDEKGYMRKDGRKMKWQNILDERKNLLIDKHLIPHIQEELNLAFSYHEMTSVHSDQIFKWFESHIG; this is translated from the coding sequence ATGTTGAATCATGGATACAAATCAAAGCAAAGGAGTAGTGCTCACAATTGCAGGATTCAAGTACTTGTCATGTCTTTTATATTGATGCTAATGTTAGTGattctcttttttatatttgataatGTTAATGATAATGATGGTGATGTAAAAGTAAAAGTTAAACCAAGTTTAGCTTATGAATCTCATAAACAAATATGGAAtagttttgattctttggtGAAATTTCATCCAACAAGAGAGTTTAGGAATGGAACAGATTTGATATGGCAAATACCTGAATCACCTAAAGGTGTTCTTTTTCTTGCTCATGGATGTAATGGAAAAGCCATTAACTTTTGGGACAAATCAATTGAATGTCCTAATTGTATTGGTTTGCCTGAAGAAAGGTTGCTTGTACTTCATGGTCTTGCTCAAGGTTTTGCTGTTATTACAATTTCAAGTGCAAATAGATGTTGGAGTTTTGGTAAAGAACTTTTGGTTGTTAAAGATATTCTAGAGTGGTGGATTGGTAAGAGGAAGCTTGAAAAACTTCCTCTTGTGGCTTTAGGTGCTTCGTCCGGAGGATATTTTGTATCTTTGCTTGCATCTTCTAAGAAGTTTAATAGTATTGTGCTTATGATTGCTGAAGGGATGTTTGATGAAATTGATATTAATGAGGATTACCCTCCTACACTTTTTGTTCACATGCCTAAAGATCTTTATCGACAGCAGAAAATCGATGAATATGTTATGGTTTTGAAGGATAAAGGCATTGATGCTGGTGTTGTTGAATGTATGGAGTTTCCGTTGTCGCCAGATACTTTAGCTGATAGGATTCCTGGTATTGATCAAACTCTTTCTAgaaatttatttgaaatatttaagGAAAAGGGCTTTATTGATGAAAAGGGATATATGAGGAAAGACGGTCGGAAAATGAAATGGCAAAATATTCTTGACGAGAGGAAAAATCTCTTGATTGATAAACATTTGATCCCTCATATCCAGGAGGAGCTAAACCTTGCATTTTCTTACCATGAGATGACGAGTGTGCATTCCGACcaaatttttaaatggtttgaaTCTCATATTGGCTGA
- the LOC11436622 gene encoding taxadiene 5-alpha hydroxylase, which produces MSKDIIYILSCVLFPLFALFSFNFLRHKQQNNKDKRKLPPGEMGFPLIGETMEFFNAQRRNKLYEDFVHPRITKHGKIFKTRIIGSPTVIVNGAEANKFILSNEFKLVKSSWPSSSVHLMGKDSIMEKDGERHRFLRGVIGTSFGYAGLETLVPKLCNFVKLYLSKNWQGQEEISLYRSTKVLTFSIVFECLLGINVEPGMVDTFERVLEGVFSPAIKFPGSKFWRAMKARKEIEKMIVKVVREKRKEIEEGKLKREEDRMLMSKLVYGMIQGEITEKEIIDNVVLLVFAAHDTTSFAVAMTFKMLAQHPHCYGKVLQEHVDIMNDKRRGESLNVEDIKKMKYTWQVARESMRLFPPIFGSFRKAITDIEYEGFTIPKGWKVLWTTYGTHYNEEYFKDPTSFKPSRFEEGIAQYAFVPFGGGPRVCAGYQLAKLNILILVHYVVTQYEWSLLHPDETVTMDPLPFPSLGMPIRISPKHI; this is translated from the exons ATGTCTAAAGATATTATCTATATTCTTTCATGTGTTTTGTTTCCCCTGTTTGCTCTGTTCTCTTTCAATTTCTTGAGGCACAAGCAACAAAATAACAAAGACAAAAGAAAGCTTCCACCAGGTGAAATGGGATTTCCATTGATAGGAGAGACCATGGAATTCTTCAATGCTCAAAGGAGAAACAAATTGTATGAAGATTTTGTTCATCCTCGAATCACGAAACACGGAAAGATCTTCAAAACAAGGATCATAGGGTCACCAACTGTGATAGTAAATGGAGCTGAGGCAAATAAGTTTATTTTGTCCAATGAGTTCAAGCTGGTAAAAAGCTCTTGGCCTTCTTCCTCAGTTCATCTCATGGGAAAGGACTCTATCATGGAGAAAGACGGCGAAAGACACCGCTTCCTACGAGGCGTTATCGGCACTAGTTTTGGCTATGCTGGACTAGAAACATTAGTTCCAAAGTTATGCAACTTTGTTAAATTGTATTTATCTAAAAACTGGCAAGGTCAAGAAGAGATTAGTCTCTACCGCTCGACGAAAGTTCTTACATTTAGCATTGTTTTCGAGTGTTTGTTAGGGATCAATGTGGAACCAGGTATGGTAGATACTTTTGAGAGAGTGTTGGAAGGAGTTTTCTCACCAGCAATTAAGTTTCCAGGTTCTAAATTTTGGAGAGCAATGAAAGCTAGAAAGGAGATAGAAAAGATGATAGTGAAAGtggtgagagagaagagaaaggaaATTGAAGAAGGAAAGTTGAAAAGAGAGGAAGATAGAATGTTAATGTCTAAATTGGTATATGGAATGATCCAAGGGGAGATTACTGAAAAAGAGATTATAGATAATGTGGTTTTGCTAGTTTTTGCAGCTCATGATACTACTTCTTTTGCTGTTGCTATGACATTCAAGATGCTGGCTCAACATCCTCATTGCTATGGTAAAGTTCTACAAG AACATGTTGATATAATGAATGACAAAAGAAGGGGTGAGAGTCTAAATGTAGAAGACATAAAGAAGATGAAGTATACATGGCAAGTTGCTAGAGAAAGCATGAGACTGTTCCCACCAATATTTGGTTCTTTCAGAAAGGCAATTACTGATATTGAATATGAAGGATTCACTATACCTAAAGGATGGAAG GTGTTATGGACAACATATGGGACACATTACAATGAAGAGTATTTTAAGGATCCTACAAGTTTCAAGCCAAGTAGGTTTGAGGAGGGAATAGCACAATATGCATTTGTTCCCTTTGGAGGAGGGCCAAGAGTGTGTGCAGGGTACCAATTAGCCAAACTAAATATTCTTATACTTGTGCATTATGTTGTGACACAATATGAGTGGTCCTTACTACATCCAGATGAAACAGTAACAATGGATCCTCTACCCTTCCCTTCCCTTGGAATGCCCATTAGAATTTCCCCTAAGCATATTTAA
- the LOC11428830 gene encoding uncharacterized protein isoform X2 — MPVPSRKKTKQAKNKTKPLTLSNQHSSPTVQLQTQVFFLSAGTFLSENHSKMEGNFNGTLHETQKVEEESSSEDKGVAVEVSADDDCDGKAKFIGDTEDVVDIDEHVESCKVVEQTEDASETDFESLDNSLNVSSPNESSDTIEVNQVENKMASETLEVELKDEKGEEDCKSIEDHGVAQTELATSKDNNEGFKVTEVVETDKDMTVAEEENVLPSTDVVSISREVALETSGKGIDDGDAKVVPPKGIEESLVTSTHEKVEEQLDVQESSSYKSAKESLQQSSNVHDSESNSVNEQDMIEESRGIENQGSIFAVTQRQHTSWKNCCGLFEILRHGDR; from the exons ATGCCTGTAccttcaagaaaaaaaacaaaacaagccAAGAACAAAACCAAACCTTTGACTCTGTCCAACCAACATTCTTCACCTACTGTTCAGCTACAAACCCAAG tgttttttttatctgCAGGTACATTTTTATCTGAAAATCATAGCAAAATGGAAGGAAATTTCAATGGAACATTGCATGAAACACAAAAGGTTGAAGAAGAATCATCAAGTGAAGATAAGGGGGTAGCTGTTGAAGTATCTGCTGATGATGATTGTGATGGAAAAGCCAAGTTTATCGGTGATACCGAAgatgttgttgatattgatgAACATGTTGAGTCATGCAAGGTGGTGGAACAGACAGAAGATGCTTCTGAAACAGATTTTGAATCTCTTGATAATAGTCTTAATGTGTCTTCACCCAATGAATCAAGTGACACAATAGAAGTTAATCAAGTTGAGAATAAAATGGCCTCAGAAACTCTAGAAGTGGAATTGAAGGATgagaaaggagaagaagatTGCAAATCCATTGAAGATCATGGGGTGGCACAAACTGAATTAGCTACTTCAAAAGACAATAATGAAGGATTTAAGGTAACTGAAGTGGTTGAAACAGATAAGGACATGACAGTAGCTGAAGAGGAGAATGTTTTGCCTTCAACTGATGTGGTTTCAATTTCAAGGGAAGTTGCTTTGGAGACAAGTGGTAAGGGAATTGATGATGGGGATGCAAAGGTTGTTCCTCCAAAGGGAATTGAGGAGTCATTGGTGACATCTACACATGAGAAAGTTGAGGAACAGTTAGATGTTCAAGAATCATCATCCTATAAAAGTGCTAAGGAGTCACTTCAACAATCTTCAAATGTTCATGATTCTGAAAGCAATAGTGTCAATGAGCAAGACATGATTGAAGAATCTAGAGGCATCGAAAATCAAGGg AGCATTTTTGCTGTGACTCAAAGGCAACACACCTCTTGGAAGAATTGTTGTGGACTCTTTGAAATTCTGAGGCATGGTGATAGATAA
- the LOC11428830 gene encoding uncharacterized protein isoform X4: protein MEGNFNGTLHETQKVEEESSSEDKGVAVEVSADDDCDGKAKFIGDTEDVVDIDEHVESCKVVEQTEDASETDFESLDNSLNVSSPNESSDTIEVNQVENKMASETLEVELKDEKGEEDCKSIEDHGVAQTELATSKDNNEGFKVTEVVETDKDMTVAEEENVLPSTDVVSISREVALETSGKGIDDGDAKVVPPKGIEESLVTSTHEKVEEQLDVQESSSYKSAKESLQQSSNVHDSESNSVNEQDMIEESRGIENQGSIFAVTQRQHTSWKNCCGLFEILRHGDR from the exons ATGGAAGGAAATTTCAATGGAACATTGCATGAAACACAAAAGGTTGAAGAAGAATCATCAAGTGAAGATAAGGGGGTAGCTGTTGAAGTATCTGCTGATGATGATTGTGATGGAAAAGCCAAGTTTATCGGTGATACCGAAgatgttgttgatattgatgAACATGTTGAGTCATGCAAGGTGGTGGAACAGACAGAAGATGCTTCTGAAACAGATTTTGAATCTCTTGATAATAGTCTTAATGTGTCTTCACCCAATGAATCAAGTGACACAATAGAAGTTAATCAAGTTGAGAATAAAATGGCCTCAGAAACTCTAGAAGTGGAATTGAAGGATgagaaaggagaagaagatTGCAAATCCATTGAAGATCATGGGGTGGCACAAACTGAATTAGCTACTTCAAAAGACAATAATGAAGGATTTAAGGTAACTGAAGTGGTTGAAACAGATAAGGACATGACAGTAGCTGAAGAGGAGAATGTTTTGCCTTCAACTGATGTGGTTTCAATTTCAAGGGAAGTTGCTTTGGAGACAAGTGGTAAGGGAATTGATGATGGGGATGCAAAGGTTGTTCCTCCAAAGGGAATTGAGGAGTCATTGGTGACATCTACACATGAGAAAGTTGAGGAACAGTTAGATGTTCAAGAATCATCATCCTATAAAAGTGCTAAGGAGTCACTTCAACAATCTTCAAATGTTCATGATTCTGAAAGCAATAGTGTCAATGAGCAAGACATGATTGAAGAATCTAGAGGCATCGAAAATCAAGGg AGCATTTTTGCTGTGACTCAAAGGCAACACACCTCTTGGAAGAATTGTTGTGGACTCTTTGAAATTCTGAGGCATGGTGATAGATAA
- the LOC11436621 gene encoding xyloglucan endotransglucosylase/hydrolase 2, which produces MASYANNYVFLLLCLGLSFCTIAFGGNFNTDFNYLFGDFRANIQTGGNVASLQMDKYSGSGFGSKNAYLFGRFDMQIKLVPGNSAGIVTAYYLSSEGDHHDEIDIEFLGNVTGQPYILQTNIYANGVGGREMQYYLWFDPTQNFHTYSIDWNPQRIMILVDNQPIRVSRNKQGSGVPFPTNQPMRLYTTLWNGEAWATQGGTMKVDWSKGPFTAWFSNFNANACVPSQSNNCVGFNGGTNRGLSIDSRKKLNQIYSKWLVYDYCHDVRRYANGLPNECRRKSPRRMALED; this is translated from the exons ATGGCTTCATATGCTAATAACTATGTTTTTCTCTTGCTTTGTCTAGGCTTATCCTTTTGCACAATTGCATTTGGTGGAAATTTCAATACCGATTTTAACTATCTCTTTGGAGATTTTAGGGCTAACATACAAACTGGTGGTAATGTTGCGTCACTCCAAATGGATAAATATTCCGGTTCTGGATTTGGATCCAAGAATGCGTATTTGTTTGGTAGATTTGACATGCAAATCAAACTTGTGCCAGGGAACTCTGCAGGCATTGTCACTGCATATTAT CTAAGTTCTGAAGGAGATCACCATGATGAAATTGATATAGAGTTTTTGGGCAACGTGACTGGTCAACCATATATTCTCCAAACCAATATTTATGCCAATGGTGTTGGGGGTCGTGAGATGCAGTACTATCTTTGGTTTGATCCCACACAAAACTTTCACACCTATTCTATTGATTGGAATCCTCAACGCATAAT GATATTGGTAGACAACCAACCCATAAGAGTGTCACGTAACAAACAAGGCAGTGGTGTTCCATTCCCAACAAATCAACCAATGAGGTTATATACAACACTATGGAATGGAGAAGCATGGGCAACACAAGGAGGAACAATGAAGGTTGATTGGTCAAAGGGTCCATTCACAGCTTGGTTTAGCAACTTCAATGCCAATGCTTGCGTTCCAAGTCAATCTAATAATTGTGTTGGTTTCAATGGTGGAACAAATAGAGGTCTTAGTATTGACTCAAGGAAGAAGCTTAATCAGATTTATTCAAAATGGCTTGTTTATGATTATTGTCATGATGTTAGACGTTATGCTAATGGTCTTCCAAATGAATGCCGCCGCAAGTCCCCCCGTCGCATGGCTCTTGAAGATTAA